Part of the Propionimicrobium sp. PCR01-08-3 genome, GCGATCGGGTGGATCATCACCTCGTCCACATCGAATTGGCTTGCCAGCTCCTCGATCTGGCCCGCGACCTGATCGGGGTCTCCGATCAGCCAAGGCTCGATGAGCTGATCCCAGACTGGGCCGCTGAGCGGAGGTTCGGCGGCCGATGCCTGCTCCACGCTCAGCAGCGGCGTCATGGGTTGACCGGAGCGCAGCCGGGCCATGCTCACCTGATAGGGCAGTGCCAGCTCGCGGGCCTCGTCCATGCTGTGCCCGACCGAAACGTTGACCGTCAAGAAGGTCCTCGGCTCGCCCGGCCCGGCGAACGAGTCGCGGTACAAGCCGAGCGCCGCCGCAGTGCCCTGGCCCGAGAAGTGATGCGCGAAGACATAGGGCAGACCCATCTGGGCGGCGAGCCTGGCCGAGTAATCGGACGAACCGAGCAGCCAGACCGGCGGAGCCGACGCGGCTTGCGGGGTCGCGTGCAGCTCGAACGTCCGCCCGCCGACCTGTACGCCGAGCCCACCGTCGTCCAGGAGTGCGATGACCTGCTCGACCCAGGAGGGGAACTCGCGCAGGGTCTCGTCCCCGCGTCCGGATCGCAACGCCCAACTGGTCACCGGATCGGTGCCGGGTGCGCGTCCGATGCCCAGGTCGATGCGTCCGGGGAAAGCCGCTTCTAGAAGCGCGAACTGTTCGGCGACCGCAAGCGGAGCGTGATTGGGCAACATCACGCCGCCGGAGCCGATGCGAAGGTTTTCGGTGCGAGATGCGAACAAGGCGATCAGCACGGCCGGGTTGGTGGACGCGACGGCCGCCGCGTTGTGATGCTCGGCCACCCAGTAGCGGGTGAAGCCGCATTGGTCGGCGGCCTTCGCAAGTCCGATCGATGCGCTCAGGGCCTGACCGGTGGTCTGGCCTTCCCGCACGGGGATCAGATCGAGAATTGACATCTTCACCATGGACGCGAGCCTATCTGGCATTGACAGGCCACGACGGCTTCAGCGCAGGTCAGGGCTCATGCAGCCGCGCCCGGAATCTGCTCGCGCGCCAGGTATCTCGGGCGCATCTTCCGATTTCGGGCGCAGCTGTGCGGCTGGCAACAGCTGGTGCTCCATATGTGCGGCTTGATATGTGCGGCTCGGAGAATTATGCACTTCAGGGCGTGGACCCCACGGCGCGATCGGGCATCATGGGAAATGTGAATACCGTCGAGGTCCTTCAACCACGCCGAGTGCGGCTGGACGGCAAGCAGCCCGGGTCCGAGCCGAACGCCGGTGGGGTCATCACCGAGACCGCTCGGCTCCTACCGCAACGTGACCGGACGCTGATCGGTGGCTGGTGTCTCATCGATCACTTCGGGCCGGACGCAGCACCGCTGCGGATCGCGGGACATCCGCATACCGGACTGCAGGCCATGACCTGGCTATTCGACGGGGAGATCAGGCATCGGGATTCGCTCGGCACCGACGAGATCATTCGTCCGGGTGAGGTGGGCGTCCTGACCGCCGGATGGGGCGTGACGCACAGCGAATACTCGGCCAAAGACACGGCGCCTTTGCATGGTGTCGAGTTGTGGGCGGCGCTGCCCGACGCATCCAGGTTCGTCGACCCGGGCTTCGAACAGTTCGCCACCGAGCCGGTGCGCATGGGTGATCACGAGGTGGCCGTCTTCATTGGCGAATTCGGCGACGGCGATTCCCCGGTGACGACCTATTCGCCGCTGTGCGCTGCAGAGATCCGCTTCACCACCGACGATCCGCTGGTGGTCGATGTGCCGGCCGGTTGGGAGTTCGGTGTGCTCGCGGATTCCGGTGTCGTGCAGGTTGACGAGATCAAGGTCCCTGCGGGATCGCTCGGCTACCGGGCCTCCGGGTCAGATCGGTTGCGCCTCCAGGCCCATGCGAACGCGGGCGAGATCGTCCGGGCGATCGTGCTCGGTGGCGAGCCGCTGGATGAGGACATTTTGCTCGCCTGGAACTTCGTCGGACGCAGCCACGACGAGATCGCCGCCTGGCGCGCCAACTGGCAGGCGGGCATCGGCGCCGAACAAGGTGGCGACAACCCGAAGAACTTCCCGCTGGTCGCCCGCACCGACGACGATCCGGAGTATCCGGCGCCGCCACTGCCGCCGGTGCGGTTGCGTCCGCGCCACTGACCGGTCCAGTAAAAGACCGATACCAGCGGTGACTCGCGCCCCTCCAACCAGATCCTCGATCTGAGCGGAGGACCGCAAGTGCGCCAGCTATCGTCTCTATCACCAGTCGG contains:
- a CDS encoding pirin family protein, with the protein product MNTVEVLQPRRVRLDGKQPGSEPNAGGVITETARLLPQRDRTLIGGWCLIDHFGPDAAPLRIAGHPHTGLQAMTWLFDGEIRHRDSLGTDEIIRPGEVGVLTAGWGVTHSEYSAKDTAPLHGVELWAALPDASRFVDPGFEQFATEPVRMGDHEVAVFIGEFGDGDSPVTTYSPLCAAEIRFTTDDPLVVDVPAGWEFGVLADSGVVQVDEIKVPAGSLGYRASGSDRLRLQAHANAGEIVRAIVLGGEPLDEDILLAWNFVGRSHDEIAAWRANWQAGIGAEQGGDNPKNFPLVARTDDDPEYPAPPLPPVRLRPRH
- a CDS encoding LLM class flavin-dependent oxidoreductase, with the translated sequence MVKMSILDLIPVREGQTTGQALSASIGLAKAADQCGFTRYWVAEHHNAAAVASTNPAVLIALFASRTENLRIGSGGVMLPNHAPLAVAEQFALLEAAFPGRIDLGIGRAPGTDPVTSWALRSGRGDETLREFPSWVEQVIALLDDGGLGVQVGGRTFELHATPQAASAPPVWLLGSSDYSARLAAQMGLPYVFAHHFSGQGTAAALGLYRDSFAGPGEPRTFLTVNVSVGHSMDEARELALPYQVSMARLRSGQPMTPLLSVEQASAAEPPLSGPVWDQLIEPWLIGDPDQVAGQIEELASQFDVDEVMIHPIAGARDTDPLDQVPAREFAVRELGERLAG